One segment of Campylobacter hominis ATCC BAA-381 DNA contains the following:
- a CDS encoding sulfite exporter TauE/SafE family protein — protein sequence MLNFIILAVFFISAIFHTLAGFGFPLISTSVLFTILPPKTAIILTLIPTFFMNVASIYTFVKFKEIIEIFKKYAVLFIFSAFGSYIGSHILIAFPSGIYKLLLSVSVLIYLNKDKFYINFGDFVQRHFQFSLFVFGLISGIIGGLINAMVIVLAILILELNLSKGMAIAVMNLCFLTNKISQISTFAAFGEFGSKEILFGAISVAVCFAALFITNKFKDRVSDELFKKLVKLTLIFFAIFILVQYFLEILKWL from the coding sequence TTGTTAAATTTTATCATTCTTGCGGTTTTTTTCATTTCAGCGATTTTCCATACGCTTGCCGGTTTTGGATTTCCACTCATATCCACTTCCGTTCTTTTTACGATTTTACCGCCTAAAACAGCGATAATACTAACTTTAATACCGACATTTTTTATGAATGTCGCTAGTATTTATACTTTTGTAAAATTTAAAGAAATCATCGAAATTTTTAAAAAATATGCCGTTTTATTTATTTTTTCCGCATTTGGCAGCTACATAGGAAGTCACATTTTAATAGCATTTCCAAGCGGCATTTATAAACTTCTATTATCTGTTTCGGTGCTGATCTATCTAAATAAAGATAAATTTTACATAAATTTTGGAGATTTTGTACAAAGACATTTTCAGTTTTCGCTTTTTGTTTTTGGACTGATTAGCGGCATAATCGGCGGATTAATCAACGCAATGGTTATAGTTTTGGCTATTTTGATACTTGAACTCAATCTTTCAAAAGGTATGGCGATTGCGGTTATGAATCTGTGCTTTTTAACAAACAAGATCTCACAAATATCTACATTCGCAGCTTTTGGTGAGTTTGGTAGTAAAGAGATTTTATTCGGCGCAATTTCCGTCGCCGTCTGTTTCGCGGCGCTTTTTATCACAAATAAATTCAAAGATAGAGTAAGCGATGAACTTTTCAAAAAACTAGTTAAATTAACGCTAATATTTTTTGCAATATTTATACTAGTGCAATATTTTTTGGAAATTTTGAAATGGCTTTAA
- a CDS encoding DUF2974 domain-containing protein, which translates to MNTLEQNITEFGLLAEMAYLNLQDNIGSKINEFVNKKNGAKRTLSKEYKIVDYVSTASDFQALLLQDESGKFVMAFRGTTNILDWLNNAGIGLANINKQYNDAKEFLEKAMTEHGVTIDNLTLTGHIALVEFLLNKSERLTA; encoded by the coding sequence ATGAATACATTAGAACAAAACATTACGGAATTCGGGCTGTTAGCTGAAATGGCTTATTTAAATTTGCAAGATAATATTGGTTCAAAAATCAATGAATTTGTAAATAAAAAAAATGGTGCAAAAAGGACATTAAGTAAGGAATATAAAATTGTCGACTATGTTAGCACTGCGAGTGATTTTCAGGCATTATTATTGCAAGATGAAAGTGGAAAATTTGTTATGGCTTTTCGTGGAACTACTAATATACTAGACTGGCTGAATAATGCAGGTATTGGTTTGGCAAATATAAACAAACAATATAATGATGCAAAAGAATTTTTGGAAAAAGCTATGACGGAACACGGTGTAACCATAGATAATTTAACCCTAACTGGTCATATAGCCTTGGTGGAATTCTTACTCAACAAGTCGGAGCGACTTACGGCATAA
- a CDS encoding type I secretion target GGXGXDXXX repeat-containing protein, which yields MLEKVMSAVGLTKANAQWAYEHIYNISYQDEGALNGDILSNLLTELSSNHLGHFIPILGKNVGFGEGHYMETLNKAISQYNNIVKKFDNSCRYEDITNMYLSTAIIHGNGYEKVKEEFTKLGVYGANDKIANNSLHLEVITKDTDATSIFSGSNLSTPALYALVNLNPFIVSNINSNAYSEIEKYRDEYSENYVSDKAKMFKALMDTPKVASYYDDYETGKKISYYTSVTDPDSTDEYNLTDTAYTFGTNKNDIVTASVGKANRIYTLAGDDTITLTSGSNYIEAGSGSDYIDLSGIKDTNSTNTIYADLKDSKDDKDSGNDTIIGSAGKDTMYGGSGYNTYKAGDGDTIEDDDKGQGSVYFNSNSPLTGGTYDKDKGCYVGGIYEYHLNGNTLIVTDTAKNESITINNYSKKDKSLGIDLIEADEIDIIISNATVTEGDESEPNKDGKAPYNTSIGIKLSRELKEDEFIIIQKYNYEKQSTELVLFGTLPQDYDTSLFKSLLSDNKTLDFSWYGNKTKEEDRKYCVGGVNIFAKSDNLTIRDIKPGYVTIKDDDKDPNDDKPETYDPLAIDLNNDGIKGTNLDYKINFDLDNNGFKEATSWIDNNDAFITIDKNNNGAIDNGSELFGNKSISNNAYAYTNPNAKNGFEALSEFDSNNDGIIDINDEKFANLNLLVA from the coding sequence TTGTTAGAAAAAGTTATGAGTGCAGTAGGACTTACCAAAGCAAACGCACAATGGGCTTATGAGCATATTTATAACATATCTTATCAAGATGAGGGTGCGTTAAATGGAGATATTCTGTCAAATTTACTTACAGAATTAAGTAGTAATCATTTAGGGCATTTTATACCTATTTTGGGCAAAAATGTTGGTTTTGGAGAAGGGCATTATATGGAAACTCTCAACAAAGCTATTTCCCAATACAACAACATAGTCAAAAAATTCGACAACTCTTGCAGATATGAAGATATAACAAATATGTATCTTTCAACAGCTATTATTCACGGAAATGGCTATGAAAAAGTCAAGGAAGAATTTACAAAATTAGGCGTTTATGGTGCAAATGATAAAATTGCAAATAACTCTTTGCACTTAGAAGTTATAACCAAAGACACTGACGCAACTTCCATCTTCTCAGGCTCAAATTTAAGCACACCTGCTTTATATGCCCTAGTGAATTTAAATCCTTTTATAGTTTCAAATATAAATTCAAATGCTTACTCTGAAATAGAGAAATATAGAGATGAATATAGTGAGAACTATGTAAGCGATAAAGCAAAAATGTTTAAGGCTCTTATGGATACACCAAAGGTTGCTTCATACTATGATGACTATGAAACAGGCAAGAAAATTTCATATTATACTTCTGTTACAGACCCTGATAGCACAGATGAATACAATCTCACTGACACAGCTTACACATTTGGCACAAACAAAAATGATATAGTAACTGCTTCGGTAGGAAAAGCCAATAGAATTTACACCCTAGCAGGAGATGACACCATAACTCTAACTAGTGGCTCAAACTATATAGAAGCAGGAAGCGGAAGTGATTATATAGATTTAAGCGGTATAAAAGATACAAACTCAACAAATACAATCTATGCAGATTTAAAAGATAGCAAAGATGACAAAGATAGTGGCAATGATACAATCATAGGCTCAGCCGGTAAAGATACTATGTATGGTGGCTCAGGCTATAATACCTACAAAGCAGGAGACGGCGATACCATAGAAGATGATGATAAAGGTCAAGGCTCTGTATATTTCAATTCAAATTCTCCACTTACAGGCGGAACATACGATAAAGATAAAGGTTGTTATGTTGGTGGAATTTACGAATATCATCTAAACGGAAACACTCTTATAGTAACAGACACAGCCAAAAATGAAAGCATAACCATCAACAACTACTCCAAAAAAGATAAATCTCTTGGTATAGATCTAATAGAAGCAGATGAGATAGATATAATCATATCAAATGCAACAGTAACAGAAGGAGACGAAAGCGAACCAAATAAAGACGGAAAAGCACCATATAACACTAGTATAGGTATAAAACTAAGTAGAGAATTAAAAGAAGACGAATTTATCATCATACAAAAATACAATTATGAAAAACAATCCACAGAGTTAGTTTTATTTGGAACATTACCACAAGATTATGATACCAGTCTTTTTAAAAGCTTATTAAGTGATAATAAAACACTCGATTTTAGCTGGTATGGAAATAAAACAAAAGAAGAAGATAGAAAATACTGCGTAGGTGGCGTAAATATCTTTGCTAAATCAGATAATTTAACTATAAGAGATATAAAACCGGGATATGTCACTATCAAAGACGACGACAAAGATCCAAACGATGATAAGCCAGAAACTTACGATCCACTTGCAATAGACCTTAATAATGATGGCATAAAAGGCACAAATTTAGACTATAAGATAAATTTTGACCTTGATAATAACGGCTTTAAAGAGGCTACAAGCTGGATAGATAACAATGACGCCTTTATCACCATTGATAAAAACAACAACGGCGCAATCGATAATGGTAGCGAGCTATTTGGAAACAAGAGCATCTCAAATAACGCCTATGCCTACACTAATCCAAACGCAAAAAATGGCTTTGAAGCATTAAGCGAATTTGATAGCAACAATGACGGAATAATAGATATAAATGATGAGAAATTTGCAAATTTAAATTTACTGGTTGCTTGA
- a CDS encoding alpha/beta hydrolase family protein, protein MNTLENTITTMGLLSKEAYNVGNFQIGAGITANNKTYKVVNFADTANDFQALLLQDESGKFVMAFRGTERDSTLDWLNNAGIGLANINEQYNDAKEFLEKAIKDYGVTIDNLTLTGHSLGGILTQQVGATYGIKGYAFNPYGTDRLLSLPESPFDGITSNFLYGLLTSLAEKVMSAVGLTKANAQWAYEHIYNISYQDEGLLNGDILSNLATELSSNHLGHFIPILGENVGFGEGHYMGTLNTAIAEYNDIVQKFDNSCRYEDITNMYLSTAIIHGSGYKKVRDEFKKLGILNKNGANDKIANNSLHLEVIAKDTDTTSIFSGSNLSTPALYALVNLNPFIVSNINSNAYSELERYKDDFTKGYIEDKAKMFKAALTSSRTLDNKYYQDNISGIKIKPMFDNTGIVSSGDIKEQYYFGSNERDIITINSNGVSSNAENKIYTLAGDDTIIASKGNNYIEAGSGSDVINLSKTSKNSKNIVYGDTKDNKHSDNKNNDNDIIIGGAGVDTIFGGRGKDIYYVEDKDIITDDKDGEGEVYFKYTKLTGGTYDKEKGCYINGDIQYHLNGNTLIVKQGKEAITINNFNKDLYKTKGYDYLGIELLKEEEIVVTISDNSSSEGDNGKKSMRFKISLNRKLKDEEYVIVNINDKSFLFGNPGIDSGINKADYDTSGSYIYKWEGNTTKNEDINFEVTGTASASKGLIIKEVKSGNGTIIDDDRDDDPEDVDPIIIDLNKNGITSTKLNNTIYFDHDNNNFKEASSWIDKGDAFLALDKNSNGLIDNGNELFGNHTISNTKFGEQEANKDTSINGYEALKAYDLNGDNVIDSKDEIYDKLLLWKDSNQNAITDKGELIKLKDSGIVSIDLNYKNTNTDEKGNTIKQSSTVTFEDGTTTIANDVWFKVNLDKTKQTSIDEMIKDTLINLNKRQDELIKEYKENNNLNTNDLNDDGSLQNILNSDETLKTYNDKLNTLFYIKSLPQVKAFGNLSSLQETMVNNPKLATMLNLYLLMDEKAKKENISDIIYEWAGVSSIDESSMRGEVKEKDMIVYEKLSGKPFMWKGRDKNANWYVKPVIEEIFNNFKNYVYANIELQTTYQEVNLDIDYMKFDGKEYRYDFSNINEYLKDFTNKQSNR, encoded by the coding sequence ATGAATACATTAGAAAACACAATCACAACAATGGGCTTGCTTTCAAAAGAAGCTTACAATGTTGGAAACTTTCAAATAGGTGCAGGAATTACTGCTAACAATAAAACTTATAAAGTTGTTAATTTTGCAGATACTGCAAATGATTTCCAAGCATTATTATTGCAAGATGAAAGTGGAAAATTTGTAATGGCGTTTCGTGGAACAGAACGAGATAGCACATTAGACTGGCTTAATAATGCAGGTATTGGTTTGGCAAATATAAACGAACAATATAACGATGCAAAAGAATTTTTAGAAAAAGCTATAAAAGATTATGGCGTAACCATAGATAATTTAACCCTAACTGGTCATAGCCTTGGTGGAATTCTTACTCAACAAGTCGGAGCGACTTACGGCATAAAAGGCTATGCTTTTAATCCTTACGGAACAGATAGATTACTTTCTTTACCAGAAAGTCCATTTGACGGAATAACAAGCAATTTCTTATATGGCTTATTAACTTCTTTGGCAGAAAAAGTTATGAGTGCAGTAGGACTTACCAAAGCAAACGCACAATGGGCTTACGAACATATTTATAACATATCTTACCAAGATGAGGGTTTGTTAAATGGGGATATTCTTTCAAATTTAGCCACAGAATTAAGTAGTAATCATTTGGGGCATTTTATACCTATTTTGGGCGAAAATGTTGGTTTTGGAGAAGGGCATTATATGGGAACTCTCAACACCGCCATTGCCGAATACAACGACATAGTCCAAAAATTCGACAACTCTTGCAGATATGAAGATATAACAAATATGTATCTTTCAACAGCTATTATTCACGGTAGTGGTTATAAAAAAGTCCGAGATGAATTCAAAAAACTTGGTATATTAAATAAAAATGGTGCAAATGATAAAATTGCAAATAACTCTTTGCACTTAGAAGTTATAGCCAAAGACACTGACACAACTTCAATCTTTTCAGGCTCAAATTTAAGCACACCTGCTTTATATGCCCTAGTGAATTTAAATCCTTTTATAGTTTCAAATATAAATTCAAACGCTTACTCTGAACTAGAAAGATACAAAGATGATTTTACAAAAGGCTATATAGAAGATAAAGCTAAGATGTTTAAAGCAGCCCTTACTTCATCACGTACTTTAGATAATAAATACTACCAAGATAATATAAGTGGTATAAAAATCAAACCTATGTTTGATAACACCGGTATAGTAAGTAGTGGCGATATAAAAGAGCAATACTACTTTGGAAGCAATGAGAGAGATATTATAACCATAAATAGCAATGGTGTCTCTTCTAATGCTGAAAATAAAATCTACACCCTAGCAGGAGATGACACTATAATAGCTTCAAAAGGAAACAACTATATAGAAGCAGGTAGTGGAAGTGATGTTATAAATTTAAGTAAAACATCTAAAAATAGTAAAAATATAGTTTATGGTGATACAAAAGATAACAAGCACAGTGATAATAAAAATAATGACAATGATATTATAATAGGTGGAGCTGGGGTTGATACTATCTTTGGCGGAAGAGGTAAAGATATTTATTATGTAGAAGATAAAGATATTATTACCGATGATAAAGACGGTGAAGGCGAGGTGTATTTTAAATATACTAAACTAACCGGTGGAACATATGATAAAGAAAAAGGTTGTTATATAAATGGAGATATACAATATCATTTAAATGGTAATACTTTAATTGTAAAACAAGGTAAAGAGGCTATAACTATTAATAATTTCAATAAAGATTTATATAAAACCAAAGGATATGATTATTTGGGCATAGAACTTTTAAAAGAAGAAGAGATAGTTGTAACTATAAGCGATAACTCATCATCTGAAGGTGATAATGGTAAAAAATCAATGAGATTTAAAATATCATTAAATAGAAAATTAAAAGATGAAGAATATGTAATAGTAAATATAAATGATAAATCATTTTTATTTGGCAATCCTGGTATTGATAGTGGTATAAATAAAGCTGATTATGATACAAGCGGAAGTTATATTTACAAATGGGAAGGCAATACAACAAAAAATGAAGATATAAATTTTGAAGTGACAGGAACCGCATCTGCCTCAAAAGGTCTTATAATAAAAGAAGTAAAATCAGGCAACGGCACAATAATAGATGATGACAGAGATGATGATCCGGAAGATGTAGATCCTATCATAATAGATTTAAATAAAAATGGAATTACTTCAACTAAATTAAATAATACAATCTACTTTGACCATGATAACAATAACTTTAAAGAAGCCTCTTCATGGATAGATAAAGGAGATGCTTTTTTAGCATTAGATAAAAACAGTAATGGTCTTATAGATAATGGAAATGAACTGTTTGGAAATCATACTATTTCAAATACAAAATTCGGAGAACAAGAAGCTAATAAAGATACTTCAATAAACGGTTACGAAGCTTTAAAAGCTTATGATTTAAACGGTGATAATGTAATAGACAGTAAAGATGAAATTTATGATAAATTACTTTTATGGAAAGATTCTAATCAAAACGCCATAACTGATAAAGGTGAACTTATAAAACTAAAAGATAGTGGTATAGTAAGTATTGATCTAAACTATAAAAACACAAATACAGATGAAAAAGGAAATACTATAAAACAAAGTTCAACCGTTACTTTTGAAGATGGCACAACTACAATAGCTAATGATGTATGGTTTAAAGTAAATTTAGATAAAACTAAACAAACCTCAATAGATGAGATGATAAAAGATACTTTAATAAATTTAAATAAAAGACAAGATGAATTAATCAAAGAATACAAAGAAAACAATAATCTAAATACTAATGATTTAAATGATGATGGGTCATTACAAAACATTTTAAATAGTGATGAAACATTAAAAACTTATAATGATAAACTAAATACTCTTTTTTATATTAAATCCTTACCACAAGTAAAGGCTTTTGGAAATTTAAGTTCATTACAAGAAACTATGGTTAATAACCCTAAATTAGCTACTATGCTTAATTTATATCTTTTAATGGATGAAAAAGCTAAAAAAGAAAACATTAGTGATATTATCTATGAATGGGCAGGAGTATCAAGTATAGATGAAAGTTCAATGAGAGGAGAGGTAAAAGAAAAAGATATGATAGTTTATGAAAAACTATCTGGAAAGCCTTTTATGTGGAAAGGAAGAGATAAAAATGCAAATTGGTATGTAAAACCAGTTATAGAAGAGATATTTAATAATTTTAAAAACTATGTTTATGCAAATATTGAATTACAAACTACATACCAAGAAGTAAACTTAGATATAGATTATATGAAATTTGACGGTAAAGAGTATAGATATGATTTTAGTAATATTAATGAGTATTTAAAAGACTTTACTAACAAACAATCAAATAGATAA
- a CDS encoding DUF805 domain-containing protein: MGFGEAITSCFSQYIGFSGRACRSEYWYFALLVFLINIVIGIIGSDILTALVALALFLPSLSVGVRRLHDIDKSGWWILLLLIPIIGTLIILFFAVLKSTPGSNEYGPNPLGE; encoded by the coding sequence ATGGGTTTTGGTGAAGCAATCACTTCATGTTTTTCACAATACATAGGTTTTAGCGGCAGGGCTTGCAGGTCCGAATACTGGTATTTCGCGCTATTGGTATTTTTAATCAACATTGTTATCGGTATAATAGGTTCCGATATTTTAACTGCATTGGTAGCATTGGCGCTTTTTTTGCCAAGCCTTAGTGTAGGCGTTAGAAGATTACACGATATAGATAAAAGCGGCTGGTGGATATTGCTGCTTTTAATACCTATAATCGGTACTTTGATTATTTTATTTTTTGCAGTGCTGAAATCTACTCCGGGCAGCAACGAATACGGTCCAAACCCGCTAGGCGAATAA
- the acpS gene encoding holo-ACP synthase yields the protein MIGIDIVSISRISKIYTKFGDKFLDKILSGNEQNSVLNLNYNLKLERLAGIYAAKEAFAKALGVGISADFGFLDVEILKNDRGAPFLEIAPCIIKKFNIKNADVSITHDGGFAISAVILEMSKF from the coding sequence TTGATAGGAATCGACATCGTCAGTATAAGCCGAATTTCAAAAATTTACACGAAATTCGGTGATAAATTTTTAGATAAAATTTTAAGCGGAAACGAACAAAATTCAGTTTTAAATTTAAATTACAATCTTAAATTAGAACGTTTAGCCGGAATTTACGCTGCAAAAGAGGCATTTGCAAAAGCTCTTGGCGTTGGAATTTCAGCTGATTTCGGTTTTTTGGATGTTGAAATTTTAAAAAATGATCGCGGCGCACCTTTTTTAGAAATTGCGCCATGCATAATTAAAAAATTTAATATCAAAAATGCGGATGTAAGTATAACTCACGACGGTGGATTTGCTATATCCGCCGTAATTTTGGAAATGTCAAAATTCTGA